The Candidatus Woesearchaeota archaeon genome window below encodes:
- the groL gene encoding chaperonin GroEL (60 kDa chaperone family; promotes refolding of misfolded polypeptides especially under stressful conditions; forms two stacked rings of heptamers to form a barrel-shaped 14mer; ends can be capped by GroES; misfolded proteins enter the barrel where they are refolded when GroES binds) yields the protein MASKQLVFDEHARQALLRGVDKVANTVKITLGPKGRNVVLDKSPHPLVTNDGVTIAKEISLYDKFENIGAKLIIEAATKTQDNAGDGTTTSTLLAQAMVVEGLKNITSGANPIEVKKGIEKATAKVVEFLKQNSVDVKDKEKIVQVATISANNDEVIGGLIADAMEKVGNNGVITVEEGKSIETSLELVEGMQFERGFVSPYMATNHEKMVCEFDEPYILLVDKKLSSMKELVPVLEKVAQESRPLLLIAEDVEGEAQTALILNIIRGAIKVCAVKAPGFGDEKKDMLNDLAVLTGATVVSEDKGLKLDKFMETWLGSARRVRVDNEKTIIVEGKGSKKELEARKNMLESQIKLADSDYKKTDLKKRLAKLGSGVAVVKVGAATEIEMQDKKMRIDDALNATKAAVEEGVVVGGGVALFRAVKPVQELTLTGDELVGLHIVKRALEEPVRQIAKNAGREGAEVVARLKAESNEQFGYNAKKDCYEDLFKAGVIDPTKVVRNALQNAASIAAMVLTTEALVTDFDEEKDEKAPTIII from the coding sequence ATGGCTAGCAAACAATTAGTATTTGATGAGCATGCACGGCAAGCTCTATTGCGCGGCGTAGATAAAGTCGCTAATACTGTTAAAATCACACTTGGTCCAAAAGGAAGAAATGTTGTTCTTGACAAATCACCGCATCCTTTAGTTACTAATGATGGGGTAACTATTGCAAAAGAGATTTCTTTGTATGATAAATTTGAAAATATTGGCGCAAAATTGATTATTGAAGCTGCGACAAAAACTCAGGATAATGCTGGCGACGGCACAACAACGTCAACACTTTTGGCTCAGGCAATGGTTGTTGAAGGATTAAAAAATATTACCTCCGGCGCTAATCCTATTGAAGTAAAAAAAGGCATTGAAAAAGCAACGGCTAAAGTGGTTGAGTTCTTAAAACAGAACAGTGTTGATGTAAAAGACAAAGAAAAAATTGTGCAAGTTGCTACGATCTCAGCCAACAATGACGAAGTTATTGGCGGATTAATAGCAGATGCCATGGAAAAAGTTGGCAATAATGGCGTTATTACTGTTGAAGAAGGCAAAAGTATTGAAACAAGTCTTGAACTTGTTGAAGGTATGCAGTTTGAACGAGGATTTGTTTCTCCCTACATGGCAACTAATCATGAAAAAATGGTATGCGAGTTTGATGAACCTTACATCTTGCTGGTTGATAAAAAACTGAGCAGCATGAAAGAACTTGTTCCTGTGCTTGAAAAAGTAGCCCAGGAAAGCAGGCCATTGCTCCTTATTGCTGAAGATGTTGAAGGCGAAGCGCAAACAGCCTTGATTTTGAACATCATCAGAGGTGCAATTAAGGTTTGTGCTGTCAAAGCTCCTGGATTTGGCGATGAAAAAAAGGATATGCTTAATGATTTAGCAGTATTAACCGGAGCAACAGTTGTTAGTGAAGACAAAGGATTAAAATTAGACAAGTTTATGGAAACATGGTTAGGCAGCGCGCGTAGAGTAAGAGTTGACAATGAAAAAACAATTATTGTTGAAGGCAAAGGAAGCAAAAAAGAGCTTGAAGCACGAAAGAACATGTTGGAATCGCAAATAAAACTAGCAGATTCTGATTACAAAAAAACAGATCTTAAAAAACGGCTAGCAAAGCTTGGCAGCGGTGTTGCTGTTGTTAAAGTAGGCGCAGCAACAGAAATTGAAATGCAGGACAAAAAAATGCGGATTGATGATGCATTAAACGCAACCAAAGCAGCAGTTGAAGAAGGTGTTGTTGTAGGTGGAGGCGTTGCTTTATTTAGAGCAGTTAAACCAGTACAGGAATTAACGTTAACTGGCGATGAGCTTGTTGGCTTGCATATTGTAAAGCGCGCTTTGGAAGAGCCTGTTCGGCAGATTGCTAAGAATGCTGGCAGGGAAGGAGCAGAAGTTGTTGCCCGGTTGAAGGCAGAAAGCAATGAACAGTTCGGCTACAATGCTAAAAAAGATTGCTATGAAGACCTCTTTAAAGCAGGTGTTATTGATCCTACTAAAGTAGTGAGAAATGCTTTGCAGAATGCAGCATCTATTGCAGCTATGGTGTTGACAACTGAAGCATTAGTCACTGATTTCGATGAAGAAAAGGATGAAAAGGCACCGACGATTATAATTTAA
- the groES gene encoding co-chaperone GroES: protein MNIKPLGERVLLKPVTKEEKTKGGLYIPESAKEERKEGIVEAVGTFKDGKELPLKKGDRVLYGGYSNEEIELNQQKYVFVEFKSILAKLE, encoded by the coding sequence ATGAACATTAAACCATTGGGAGAACGAGTGTTACTAAAACCTGTTACTAAAGAAGAAAAAACAAAAGGCGGCTTATATATTCCTGAATCAGCTAAAGAAGAACGAAAGGAAGGTATTGTTGAAGCAGTTGGCACATTTAAAGATGGCAAAGAACTGCCTTTGAAAAAAGGAGATCGTGTTTTGTATGGAGGATACAGCAACGAAGAAATTGAACTTAATCAGCAGAAATATGTTTTTGTAGAATTCAAAAGTATTCTTGCAAAGCTTGAATAA
- a CDS encoding cation:proton antiporter, translating to MAALIEQLGILLIIVVVISFIIKLLKQPIILGYVLSGLFFAWYLSDYQNIYETMILFGEIGIIFMLFLLGIEFDLKSLKYLGKDIFITTILQSIFLFAISLGITIFFPLTWMERVHIGIVLLFSSTLFVAKWVEDKKETAALHGKIIFSTLIIQDILAILAITLLSLFNKPIGLDFMLIPLKGILLLGIGFIVSRFLIQRILKTASHFIELLFILSISFCFMFAILAQKLGYSETIGAFLGGIVLGNTIYKTEIYGRLKPLTIFFNMLFFVGLGFQMLVPLNPKTIVMLALLLAATLFIKPFIFYITLRMRGYDLKTALLSGLYLAQNSEFGVIIVVGSISSGIISSQLGALSIILVITSMILSSYLIKYDREIFQWCSSWLLMLDRLFATTKTAKLEEKAIDAEIIFFGYYEFGSEVLDKIKALNKKIIVIENDPHLIEKLQEEKIPFIFDSVYSPEFFRHHHFKNPELVISNKMDLIETKIILKELKSKHPSIKIMVTARNINESLELYNAQADYVIYPTYVNEKQVTVLVEDYIMDINKVISRKVVDLVEFNKKAKEQEIRAKKEGFLDVNSFLKKQEVLYKKKQEFVSEVDNFLRKLHIKK from the coding sequence ATGGCAGCGCTTATTGAGCAGCTTGGTATTCTGCTGATTATAGTAGTAGTGATTTCATTTATTATCAAGCTTCTTAAACAGCCGATTATTTTAGGATATGTTTTATCAGGATTATTCTTTGCATGGTACTTAAGCGATTATCAAAATATTTATGAAACCATGATTTTGTTTGGAGAGATTGGAATTATTTTTATGTTATTCTTATTGGGAATTGAATTTGATTTAAAGAGTTTAAAATATCTCGGAAAGGATATCTTTATTACAACAATCCTGCAGTCAATTTTTCTCTTTGCTATTAGTTTAGGAATAACTATTTTTTTCCCTTTAACATGGATGGAAAGAGTTCATATAGGGATAGTGCTTCTTTTTTCCAGTACCTTATTTGTCGCAAAATGGGTTGAAGACAAAAAAGAAACTGCTGCGCTGCATGGAAAGATCATTTTTTCTACCTTAATCATACAAGACATCCTTGCAATACTCGCAATCACCTTATTAAGCTTGTTTAATAAACCAATAGGATTAGATTTCATGCTTATTCCTCTGAAAGGAATACTTTTGTTAGGGATTGGTTTTATTGTAAGCCGTTTTTTAATCCAGCGCATTTTAAAAACTGCAAGCCATTTTATTGAATTATTATTTATTCTCAGCATATCATTCTGCTTTATGTTTGCAATTCTTGCGCAAAAACTTGGCTATTCAGAAACTATTGGAGCGTTTTTAGGCGGCATTGTTCTCGGAAACACCATTTACAAGACAGAAATTTATGGAAGGTTAAAGCCCTTAACCATTTTCTTTAACATGCTTTTTTTCGTTGGTCTAGGATTCCAGATGCTTGTTCCCCTTAATCCTAAAACAATAGTGATGTTAGCGCTGCTCCTGGCTGCGACACTTTTTATAAAGCCTTTTATCTTTTATATTACTTTACGAATGCGCGGTTATGATTTAAAAACAGCATTGCTTTCAGGATTGTATCTAGCGCAAAACAGTGAATTTGGCGTCATTATTGTTGTAGGAAGCATTAGTTCAGGAATTATAAGCAGTCAACTTGGAGCATTAAGCATTATACTCGTAATTACTTCGATGATTTTATCATCATACTTGATAAAATACGACCGAGAGATATTTCAATGGTGCAGTTCATGGTTGTTAATGCTTGACCGATTATTTGCAACAACAAAAACTGCAAAACTTGAAGAAAAAGCAATTGATGCTGAAATCATTTTTTTTGGTTATTATGAGTTTGGTTCAGAAGTTTTAGACAAAATAAAAGCATTGAATAAAAAAATAATAGTTATCGAGAATGATCCCCACCTTATTGAAAAACTTCAGGAAGAGAAGATACCCTTCATTTTCGATTCTGTTTATTCGCCTGAATTTTTTCGTCACCACCATTTCAAAAATCCAGAGCTTGTTATATCCAATAAAATGGATTTGATTGAAACAAAGATTATTTTAAAAGAACTAAAATCAAAGCATCCTTCAATCAAAATTATGGTAACTGCGCGAAATATAAATGAATCTCTTGAGTTATATAATGCTCAAGCTGATTATGTTATTTATCCAACCTATGTAAATGAAAAACAAGTTACCGTGTTAGTTGAAGATTATATCATGGACATTAACAAAGTGATCTCAAGAAAAGTTGTAGATTTAGTCGAATTTAATAAGAAAGCGAAAGAGCAGGAAATACGAGCCAAGAAAGAAGGTTTTCTTGATGTCAACAGCTTCCTTAAAAAACAAGAAGTTTTGTATAAGAAAAAACAGGAATTTGTTTCTGAAGTAGATAACTTCCTCAGAAAATTACATATTAAAAAATAG